The DNA window GACTCCCTTTATTGATCCCTTTGTGGCCGAACGCTGGTTCTCTCAGGTGTCGGTAATCTGGCTCTTGCCCGTGCTGGCGTTAGTTTGTATCTGGCGTATCTGGAGTTCGGTACGTCAACGGCGTAATGGGACACCTTTTGTCGCCACTATGGGCATGTTTTTATTTACTTATTTAGGTCTGCTGGCCAGTAAATTTCCTTATGTGGTACCGCCTACCTATACCCTTTGGGATGCTTCGTCGGCGCATGAGTCACAACTGTTTTTGTTAATTGGTCTGATCTTCGTAATTCCTTTTGTGCTGGCTTATACGGCCTGGACTTATTGGGTATTCCGCGGCAAGGTTAAAGCGGGTGAGGGTTACCACTAAGTGGCTCAAAGCAGCCCAGCGAAGCATTACCTGAAGTCGCTGCAGAAACCTCTCGCGAGGCTTCTGCAGCGAACACGACTGGCGGGTCTGTTGCACGGGGTTAGTGTTATTGCCCAGTTCACATTGTTCGCCTGGTGGTTGCAACAGGTACTGATAGAAGAGCAAAAGGTGGCGGATACCTGGGCGGTGATTTTAGTACTGGTAGTTCTTGTTTTGTTGCGTACCTTGTTTGCTGCGTGGCAACAGCAACTAGCAGCAGATTGCGGACGGCTCGCCCAGCGAGAGGCCCGCTCTCGTTTACTAAAAGCCTGGCAGCAGCCTTTAGCCGGACGCCAGCAGTTAACCGATAAAGCCAGTACTGCAAACCTGATGCTTGAACCTGTCAACGGCCTCTATGGTTATTTTGCTCGCTTCCTGCCACAGCTCTGGATCGCAGCAGTGGTTCCCCTGTTGATTCTGATTGTGGTGGCCAGTCTGGATTGGGTCGCTGCTTTATTTTTGTTGTTTGCGGCGCCTATTATTCCTGCATTCATGGCTTTGGTTGGTATGGGCGCTGAACAACTGAATCAACGTCACTTTGAGACGACTCAGAAGCTGGCGGGTCTTTTTGTGGACAGGGTCAGGAACCTGACCAACCTGCAGTTGTTCACCGCAACCGATGAAGCAATTGAGGATGTCAGCTGGGCCAGCAATACCTGTCGTCAGGCAAATATGAAAACACTCCGTGTGGCTTTTTTATCGTCGGCAGTGCTGGAGTTTTTTGCGGCGGTAGCTATAGCAGCGGTCGCTATTTATGTCGGCTTTTCGTTGTTGGGTTATTTCACTTTTGGGCCGGCATCGGAGATGACTTTATTTAGCGGGCTTACGGTATTATTACTGGCACCCGAGTTTTTTCAGCCCCTGCGTACTCTCTCTCAGCATTACCATGATCGTGCCAGTGCGCTGGGTGCTGCTGCTTTGTTAGCGGCTGAACCCTCAGTGGAAGTGACAAACCCTCCCTCCTCCTCCGAGGTAATCGAAAATAGTCAGTCTATTCAAATCAGGCAGATGAGTTTTAGTTACCCTGGCATGTCGCAGCCGGTGTTTGAATCGCTAAATCATGCTTTTGCAAAAGGTCAGATTCATGTCATTCAGGGGCCGTCAGGCAGCGGTAAAAGCACCCTGATTCAGTTGCTACTGGGCTTTTTGCAACCTCAGCAGGGCTACATTCACTTATTGGGAAAAGCTCCGGGTAGTATGCCCATTGCCTATCTACCCCAGCGTCCATTTATTGTTCAGGGTAGTTTAGCTGACAACCTGCGGTTGGTTACACCGGAGGCCTCCGAGCCAGCGATGCTAGAGGCATTAAAGCAGGTCGCCTTACTGGATTTAGTAGAGACTTTGGAGAGCGGTTTACAAACTGAAATAGGTGAGCAGGGCACAGGTCTTTCCGGTGGAGAAGCACAACGACTGGCGCTAGCCCGGGTTTTTCTGCAGCCGACAGATATTATTATTATGGACGAACCAACGGCGGCGCTGGATACCGAAACCAGTGCATCGGTGCAGAGGGCATTGCAGCAATTGCGTGCAGCTGGTCATACTTTGCTGGTGGTTACCCATGATCAAAGCCTGCTGCCGATGGCTGATAGCGTAACCCGTCTGCCGGAGAGTCTGAATGTGGAATAGATCTGACTGGCAGCAGCTTTATCCCTGGTTGGCGCCGCTGTATCAGCAACCCTGGCGATTAGGGTCGGGCTTATTGCTAATGTTATTAACCGCCCTGGCAGGTATTGGTTTGCTGGGTGTGTCAGGCTGGTTTATTACCAGTGCGGCGGTGGCCTTGGTGGCATTTGATATTTATACGCCGGGTGGCGCAATACGTTTTTTCGCTTTATTACGAACTCTGAGCCGCTATCTGGAACGGTTGCGCAACCATGACCTGGTGCTGCGTATGCAGTCGCAATGGCGTGTGCAGTTGTTTTCTGGACTAGCACGACGACAGCCTCTGAGTACAAGACGTTATCGGGCTGCGCATATACTGCAACGGCTGACTCAGGATGTGGAGGCATTAGATAGCCTCCACCTCAGAATTCTGGCACCAACACTGGTTGCCGGGTTCAGCCTGGTAATTTTGTGTCTGCTGGTGGCTCTGTGGTTGCCATGGACTGCTCTGATTCTTTTTGTCTTACTGCTGAGCGGTAGCCTGTGTTTGTTAACCCTGTTAAGTCAGCAATTAAGCAGTGTGGCGAATCGGGAGCTAGGTGAAAGTGAGCGTTTACGTACTTTGGCTTTAGAGCATATAGAGGGGCAAGCCGAAATGCTGGCCTGGCAGGTACAGGCCACGCATGAGCATAGCTTAATAGCTTGCGCAGAGCGCATGGCAACAGAGCATGAGCAGGTGCAAAAGCAGCAAGGGCTGGCTCAGGCCTGGCTGGAAGGGGGCAGCCAGCTGTGCATGTTATTGCTGGCGTTCAGTGCGTTAATAGCTTTTCAGCAGGAAGCCCTGACGGCGCCGGTTGCGGTATTATTACCGCTGGCATTGCTGGCGCTTCCGGAAGTATTGCTGGCGTTGCCTCAGGCCGGTGCTGTATGGGGCCGCGTGGTGGGTGCGGCTGGGCGGCTAAATACACAGGTGCTCAGTATTCAGCGGGAGACACAAGCCAGGCGTGTGACTGAAATCTTAGTAGAAACCCCGGTCGCTCTGACTTTCGAAAAAGTAAGTGTCCACTATCAGCAGCGACGCATATGGCAAAACCTGTCGCTGCATTTTGCAGCGGGCAGTATTCAGGTTGTAAGTGGTCCTTCCGGTGTTGGCAAAAGTAGCCTGGCGCATCTTGCCGCGGGTCTTGCGGTAGCTCAGGAAGGCCGTGTACTGGTCGATGGCAGACCGGTTGAAGATTATGCAAACTGGTACCAGCAAGTTGCTTACCTGACACAGGAAAGTGCCTTATTGTCGTCGAGCATCGAGCATAATTTACGGCTTGGCAATGCAGACGCCAGCACCGAAGAGTTATGGCAGGTTTTACAGGCTGTAGAGCTGGACGTGTTGGTAAAGAGTTTGCCGGAAGGTCTGCAAAGCTGGACTGGCGATGGTGGCTGTCGGCTATCCGGTGGTCAGGCCCGACGTCTGGCACTGGCGCGGGCGTTATTAAAAAGCGCACCGCTGCTGATTCTTGATGAACCTTTTCGCGCTATTGATGCTGACAGCGAAAAACGAATTAGTCGCAACATTTTACCCTGGTTGCAAAAGCGTACTGTCTTTATGATTGCGCATCAGACTGATTTATTACCGGTCGAATATCAGCGCCTGCAACTTGGTTAATAGTAGCCACGGGCAATATTATTCTTGCCCTGTTGCTTTGCCTGGTACATGGCTTTATCGGCTGCCATCATAAGGTCTGAAGAAGCCCCAATCTGGCCGCGTTCAGAGCAATACACCCAACCGACAGAAACCGTTACTGGCCATTTTTCTCGTGTAAATAATTTGACTACCTGGTCGCATATTCGTTGTAGCGCAATCAGTGTTTGTTTTTCGTTGCTCTCGGCAAGGATAATGGCAAATTCGTCGCCCCCAATACGGGCGATTAGATCCCGGCTACGGCATAATTGATTAAGAAAATGGCCAAATTTTTGCAACAGCAAATCGCCAATCTGATGCCCTTCCGTATCGTTCACCTCTTTGAAATTATCCAAATCCAGATAAGCCAGCGAAAAAGCAATATTGTGGTATTCAAGTTGAGTGAGATGGTTATCAAGAGCGGTGGAAAAAGCACGGCGATTGGGCAGGCCAGTTAATGAGTCTGTTTGCGCGTGGTGACGCTGCTTTTCCAGTTCCAGGCGAATTTGCTCTTCTGCATTCTGGCGTTTCGAATCATCACGAATGATAGCCACTGCGTAGTCTTTTTCGTCCAGGCGAATTTTACTGATCATTATATCGATGGCAAATATTTCGCCGCTGGAACGCTGCCCGGTAAGCACCAGGTCCTGGCCCATTTTGCGTTGAGCCGGATGTTCAAAAAAATTACTAACTTGCTGGTGATGGCTTTGTCGGCGTGGTAGCGGTAGCAGTATATCCAGAGGCTGCTGCAGTAAATCAGAGGTTGGGTAACCGAACATGCGGGCTGCGTTTTTATTACTGAGTTGTATAATACTACTGCTATCGATAATTATTGCAGCATCAGGGATTGTTTCAAGAAACAACGCGTAGGTTTGAAAATTATCCATATACATCATTCAACTGAGAGAATCCGCTTAACGCAAGAGAGGTATACTATATAGGTAAATCGTTTGCGACAATACGCCATTAGTGTGCTTGTGATTACTTAACAGGCACAAATTTGTTTTTACGCAAAGGTAAGTTGATCTCATATCCTTGCACACATTCGTTATGCCTATGGTAATATGCAGCCCCAAAATCTGATTGCCTGAGAAGCGGGTTGCGGTGTGAATAAATGCTGGTAATGATCGATAATTATGATTCGTTCACGCATAATCTGATGCGTTATTTTTGCGAGCTCGGGCAGCAGGTTAAAGTGTTTCGCAACGATGAAATTAGTCTCGATGCTATACAGGCAATGCAGCCAACGGGCCTGATTATATCGCCAGGCCCTGGAACTCCGGATAGCGCTGGAATCACGTTACCTGCTATTGAATACTTTGCTTCCCGACTACCTGTGCTGGGGGTTTGCCTGGGTCATCAGGCCATAGGCCAGGTATTTGGCGCGAAAGTAGAACGTGCTGCACAGGTTATGCATGGCAAACGATCAGTTATCCGGAACAATGGGCAGGGTCTGTTTAGTGGTCTGCCGGAGCGTTTCGCAGTGACCCGGTATCATTCACTGGTA is part of the Aliidiomarina minuta genome and encodes:
- a CDS encoding anthranilate synthase component II, with the translated sequence MLVMIDNYDSFTHNLMRYFCELGQQVKVFRNDEISLDAIQAMQPTGLIISPGPGTPDSAGITLPAIEYFASRLPVLGVCLGHQAIGQVFGAKVERAAQVMHGKRSVIRNNGQGLFSGLPERFAVTRYHSLVLSRKDFPAELKIDAWVDDNPTTDIMAIRHAHLPVFGVQFHPESVVTEHGHFVLRRFCQSAGIAVTDLSIIPEYQGSLQQLGCNRS
- the cydD gene encoding thiol reductant ABC exporter subunit CydD, whose product is MAQSSPAKHYLKSLQKPLARLLQRTRLAGLLHGVSVIAQFTLFAWWLQQVLIEEQKVADTWAVILVLVVLVLLRTLFAAWQQQLAADCGRLAQREARSRLLKAWQQPLAGRQQLTDKASTANLMLEPVNGLYGYFARFLPQLWIAAVVPLLILIVVASLDWVAALFLLFAAPIIPAFMALVGMGAEQLNQRHFETTQKLAGLFVDRVRNLTNLQLFTATDEAIEDVSWASNTCRQANMKTLRVAFLSSAVLEFFAAVAIAAVAIYVGFSLLGYFTFGPASEMTLFSGLTVLLLAPEFFQPLRTLSQHYHDRASALGAAALLAAEPSVEVTNPPSSSEVIENSQSIQIRQMSFSYPGMSQPVFESLNHAFAKGQIHVIQGPSGSGKSTLIQLLLGFLQPQQGYIHLLGKAPGSMPIAYLPQRPFIVQGSLADNLRLVTPEASEPAMLEALKQVALLDLVETLESGLQTEIGEQGTGLSGGEAQRLALARVFLQPTDIIIMDEPTAALDTETSASVQRALQQLRAAGHTLLVVTHDQSLLPMADSVTRLPESLNVE
- the cydC gene encoding thiol reductant ABC exporter subunit CydC, yielding MWNRSDWQQLYPWLAPLYQQPWRLGSGLLLMLLTALAGIGLLGVSGWFITSAAVALVAFDIYTPGGAIRFFALLRTLSRYLERLRNHDLVLRMQSQWRVQLFSGLARRQPLSTRRYRAAHILQRLTQDVEALDSLHLRILAPTLVAGFSLVILCLLVALWLPWTALILFVLLLSGSLCLLTLLSQQLSSVANRELGESERLRTLALEHIEGQAEMLAWQVQATHEHSLIACAERMATEHEQVQKQQGLAQAWLEGGSQLCMLLLAFSALIAFQQEALTAPVAVLLPLALLALPEVLLALPQAGAVWGRVVGAAGRLNTQVLSIQRETQARRVTEILVETPVALTFEKVSVHYQQRRIWQNLSLHFAAGSIQVVSGPSGVGKSSLAHLAAGLAVAQEGRVLVDGRPVEDYANWYQQVAYLTQESALLSSSIEHNLRLGNADASTEELWQVLQAVELDVLVKSLPEGLQSWTGDGGCRLSGGQARRLALARALLKSAPLLILDEPFRAIDADSEKRISRNILPWLQKRTVFMIAHQTDLLPVEYQRLQLG
- a CDS encoding sensor domain-containing diguanylate cyclase produces the protein MDNFQTYALFLETIPDAAIIIDSSSIIQLSNKNAARMFGYPTSDLLQQPLDILLPLPRRQSHHQQVSNFFEHPAQRKMGQDLVLTGQRSSGEIFAIDIMISKIRLDEKDYAVAIIRDDSKRQNAEEQIRLELEKQRHHAQTDSLTGLPNRRAFSTALDNHLTQLEYHNIAFSLAYLDLDNFKEVNDTEGHQIGDLLLQKFGHFLNQLCRSRDLIARIGGDEFAIILAESNEKQTLIALQRICDQVVKLFTREKWPVTVSVGWVYCSERGQIGASSDLMMAADKAMYQAKQQGKNNIARGYY